From a single Maledivibacter sp. genomic region:
- a CDS encoding DUF3791 domain-containing protein, with protein MDENVLEFAIFCIESLAEELEMSAKDVYKLISIDTNILKSYIIPCYEPLHSQSKHYIVKDLIEVLKERGTLK; from the coding sequence ATGGATGAAAATGTATTAGAATTTGCTATATTTTGCATTGAAAGTCTAGCAGAAGAATTAGAAATGAGTGCAAAAGATGTATATAAGCTAATTAGTATTGATACGAATATCTTAAAAAGTTACATTATTCCTTGTTATGAACCTTTGCATTCTCAAAGTAAACACTATATAGTAAAGGATTTAATAGAGGTACTTAAAGAGAGAGGTACATTAAAATGA
- a CDS encoding DUF3990 domain-containing protein yields MIVYHGSYCLVDNPHVSFSRDALDFGKGFYVTAIEEQAINWTSKFKRRGKKSYLNIYSLPIEKIKEGYKVKEFSTYNIEWLDFILKCRVGSNIYLKYDMIIGGIADDRVYNTIELYKDKLISKDEALRRLQYYKPNHQICIINQEIIDKYLKYEKSEEV; encoded by the coding sequence ATGATAGTATATCATGGTTCATATTGTTTAGTTGATAATCCTCATGTATCTTTTTCAAGGGATGCTTTAGATTTTGGAAAAGGATTTTATGTAACAGCAATTGAAGAACAAGCAATTAATTGGACAAGTAAGTTTAAAAGAAGGGGTAAAAAAAGCTATTTAAATATATATTCATTACCAATAGAGAAAATTAAAGAGGGTTATAAAGTTAAAGAATTTTCAACTTATAATATTGAATGGTTAGATTTTATATTAAAGTGTAGAGTTGGAAGTAATATTTATTTAAAATATGATATGATTATAGGCGGTATAGCTGATGATAGAGTATATAATACAATAGAGCTTTATAAAGATAAGTTAATTAGTAAAGATGAAGCTCTTAGAAGATTACAGTATTATAAGCCTAATCATCAAATTTGTATTATCAATCAAGAAATTATAGATAAATATTTAAAATATGAAAAAAGTGAGGAAGTGTAA
- a CDS encoding copper amine oxidase N-terminal domain-containing protein, with translation MKKKIIGFITLCLMLVVFSGNAFAMIENNIDIYIDNSKLSIPQEYGKAFIDDKNRTQIPLRIVSESLGYTVEWNQADWSATINGNVVVKIGEKEVQTPNGTVVMDTEAVTINGRTMVPLRFVMEALGYEGVYKYQSGIHRIDILSPVVVDGDVIVIDISNAKVDRYKDKEGGFRSDLVGSVDNSMMGTYNDSSYEDDIALFNKALKGTTWKLSEQGSLQGEAQKYDDPNVNLKVKRDSDGNPVINLRNWSINQGDDLLTPIIMTRNVFMESCKYYSETPSDGEAIYCYVDQALKQKKNIASDKVLQFGKTKIKISDPGVFGIDVTFVD, from the coding sequence ATGAAAAAGAAAATAATTGGTTTTATAACATTATGTTTAATGTTAGTTGTATTTAGTGGTAATGCATTTGCGATGATCGAGAATAATATCGACATTTATATTGATAATTCAAAACTTTCAATTCCACAGGAGTATGGTAAGGCTTTTATTGATGATAAAAATAGAACGCAAATACCTTTAAGAATCGTTTCTGAATCTTTAGGTTACACAGTTGAATGGAATCAGGCTGATTGGTCTGCTACAATCAATGGTAATGTAGTTGTTAAGATTGGTGAAAAAGAAGTTCAAACTCCAAATGGAACAGTAGTTATGGATACTGAAGCAGTAACTATCAACGGTAGAACAATGGTCCCACTTCGTTTCGTAATGGAAGCATTAGGTTATGAGGGAGTATACAAGTATCAATCTGGAATTCATAGAATTGATATTTTATCTCCAGTAGTAGTTGATGGTGATGTTATCGTTATTGATATTTCTAACGCTAAAGTTGATCGTTATAAGGATAAAGAAGGTGGATTCAGATCTGATTTAGTAGGTTCTGTGGATAATTCTATGATGGGAACTTATAATGATTCTTCTTATGAAGATGATATTGCTTTATTTAACAAAGCATTAAAAGGAACTACTTGGAAATTATCTGAACAAGGAAGTCTTCAAGGGGAGGCCCAAAAGTATGACGATCCTAATGTTAATTTAAAAGTTAAAAGAGATAGTGATGGAAATCCTGTAATCAACCTTAGAAATTGGTCAATTAACCAAGGTGATGATTTACTTACGCCAATCATAATGACAAGAAATGTATTTATGGAGAGTTGTAAATATTACTCAGAAACTCCAAGTGACGGAGAAGCTATCTACTGTTATGTTGATCAGGCTTTAAAACAAAAAAAGAACATTGCAAGTGATAAAGTATTACAATTTGGTAAAACAAAAATTAAGATAAGTGATCCTGGCGTGTTCGGAATTGATGTTACTTTTGTAGATTAA
- a CDS encoding ATP-binding protein produces the protein MLKLFETTGFKNFEKTVTLDFSDVRDYKFNKECVRNNLLNTIIIYGKNAIGKSNLGLALFDIVTHLTSKNITPGLYDYYINTNNTSNYAEFRYVFQFGMDEVDYRYRKNENQILTYEYLALNSKTLLEYDNLSNSGNVEELKAFAPTLNWVFQSEDSILKYFLYNSVLDDKHPLRQMMKFVSNMLWFRSLDENRYIGYKSKSNDYYDFILDSNNLDELKDFFHRAGIEENLILKEDNDGKTRLYFDTKTPLPFFKVASSGTKALYTFFYWYKTATDISLLYIDEFDSFYHYELSESIVMMLKNISRFQTILTSHNTNLLSNRIMRPDCYLILTQNKLTSLANATDRELREGHNLEKLYMSGEFDE, from the coding sequence ATGTTGAAGTTATTTGAGACAACTGGATTCAAGAATTTTGAAAAGACAGTAACTTTGGATTTTTCTGATGTACGTGATTATAAATTTAATAAGGAATGTGTAAGAAATAATTTATTAAATACAATTATTATTTATGGTAAGAACGCTATAGGTAAGTCTAACTTAGGACTTGCACTATTTGATATTGTAACGCATTTAACTAGTAAAAATATTACACCTGGGTTATATGATTATTATATAAATACTAATAATACAAGTAATTATGCAGAGTTTCGATATGTATTTCAATTTGGGATGGATGAAGTTGACTATAGATATAGAAAGAATGAAAATCAAATACTCACATATGAGTATTTAGCGTTGAACTCTAAAACATTATTGGAATATGATAACCTATCAAATTCCGGAAATGTTGAAGAACTGAAAGCATTTGCACCTACATTAAATTGGGTATTTCAAAGTGAAGACTCTATTTTAAAATATTTTTTGTATAATTCGGTTCTTGATGATAAGCACCCTCTTCGTCAAATGATGAAGTTTGTTTCAAACATGCTTTGGTTTAGAAGTTTAGATGAAAATAGATACATTGGATACAAATCAAAAAGTAATGATTATTACGATTTTATACTTGACTCTAATAATTTAGATGAGCTAAAAGATTTTTTTCATCGAGCTGGTATTGAAGAAAATCTTATCCTAAAAGAGGACAATGATGGTAAAACTAGGCTCTATTTCGATACAAAAACACCATTGCCATTTTTTAAGGTTGCATCAAGTGGAACGAAAGCATTATATACTTTTTTTTACTGGTATAAGACAGCTACAGATATTTCATTATTATATATTGATGAATTTGATTCATTTTATCACTATGAACTTTCTGAAAGTATAGTTATGATGTTGAAGAACATTAGTAGATTTCAAACAATTCTTACATCACATAATACAAATCTGCTTTCTAATAGAATTATGCGCCCGGATTGCTATTTAATTTTAACCCAAAATAAGCTTACTTCGCTAGCAAATGCAACTGACCGAGAACTACGCGAAGGGCATAATCTTGAAAAGTTATATATGAGTGGTGAATTTGATGAATAA
- a CDS encoding PocR ligand-binding domain-containing protein, translated as MRVDSNFYLGNVIDVQVLQDVQDKFAELTGIAFVTVDFKGKPITKRANFCEFCKMRRKIPQYKKICYQSDAYGGLEAAIRERPYIIYRCPTGLVDFAIPIVVEGQYLGAVLCGQIRSNINDLPNISNSLKDDEEWKLDKRFIEAYNKTVYLDFEKIEVMAELVHIVVNQLVEKSMVNLIQEELNTKSIKLMEEQKARIELEKELKISELKALQSQINPHFLFNVLNSIGRLALIEEAQRTEEMVYSLAELLRHVLKNTNDKVTIREDIKYIEKYLKIQSMRFGNRVNYKICIEEEIEDIKIPVMILQPFIENAISHGLEPSRKNGKISIEGYSLENDIIIKIVDNGVGISKNKLALILEENDGDSNIRKTMGIGIHNTNRRLINYFGKGYKINIKSKENMGTTVKIKLPKAIK; from the coding sequence ATGAGGGTTGATAGCAATTTCTACTTAGGCAATGTAATAGATGTACAAGTATTACAGGATGTACAGGATAAATTTGCAGAGCTTACAGGAATAGCATTTGTAACAGTGGATTTTAAAGGTAAACCCATAACAAAGCGTGCTAATTTTTGTGAATTTTGTAAAATGAGAAGGAAAATACCTCAATATAAAAAAATATGCTATCAATCAGATGCCTATGGTGGATTAGAAGCTGCTATTAGAGAAAGGCCATACATTATCTATAGATGTCCAACGGGACTAGTAGATTTTGCAATTCCCATTGTTGTGGAAGGACAGTATTTAGGAGCAGTTTTATGTGGACAGATTAGATCCAATATAAATGATTTACCAAATATCTCTAATTCGTTAAAAGATGATGAAGAATGGAAATTAGATAAACGTTTTATTGAAGCCTATAATAAGACTGTCTATTTAGATTTTGAAAAAATTGAAGTTATGGCGGAATTAGTTCATATAGTAGTGAACCAACTTGTGGAAAAATCAATGGTAAATTTAATACAAGAGGAGTTAAATACTAAGAGTATAAAATTGATGGAAGAACAAAAAGCACGTATTGAGTTAGAAAAGGAATTAAAAATTTCAGAATTAAAAGCACTTCAATCTCAGATCAACCCCCATTTCTTGTTCAATGTATTGAACTCAATAGGAAGATTAGCTTTAATTGAAGAAGCCCAAAGAACGGAAGAAATGGTTTATTCTTTAGCCGAATTATTGAGGCATGTATTAAAAAATACTAATGATAAAGTTACCATAAGAGAAGACATAAAGTACATAGAAAAATACCTGAAAATTCAATCCATGAGATTCGGCAATAGAGTAAATTATAAAATATGTATAGAAGAAGAAATAGAAGATATAAAGATACCTGTAATGATTTTACAACCCTTTATAGAGAATGCAATAAGCCACGGTCTAGAGCCAAGTCGAAAAAATGGAAAGATTAGTATAGAAGGATATTCACTAGAAAATGATATCATAATAAAAATTGTGGATAATGGTGTAGGTATTTCAAAAAATAAATTGGCACTTATACTAGAAGAAAATGATGGGGATAGCAATATAAGAAAAACGATGGGAATAGGTATACACAATACAAATAGACGACTTATAAATTATTTTGGAAAGGGCTATAAGATCAATATAAAAAGTAAAGAAAATATGGGAACCACAGTTAAAATAAAATTGCCTAAGGCCATTAAATAA